The Candidatus Binatia bacterium genome segment GAGCCGTGGCGGAAGAGGCGCGCGCGGAGCCTGCTCCGACATCCCAGCGACGGAGCCGTATTGCCGTGGTCGTCAACCCCCACTCGCACACCGGCGCGGGAGCAGGCGCGTGGGCGCGGGGACGCGAGTCCTTGCGCCGCGACGCCATCGTCTGCGGAGAACTGGAGACCTGCGCCGACGGCGACAACGTCCGGCGTATGACGCGCCTGCTCGGCGACACTCGCCCCGAGATCGTGATTGCGGCCGGCGGCGACGGCACGGTCAGTGACGTCGTACAGGCCATCATGCTCACGA includes the following:
- a CDS encoding diacylglycerol kinase family protein, with product MIRAVAEEARAEPAPTSQRRSRIAVVVNPHSHTGAGAGAWARGRESLRRDAIVCGELETCADGDNVRRMTRLLGDTRPEIVIAAGGDGTVSDVVQAIMLT